The Tautonia plasticadhaerens nucleotide sequence GATCGCCTGGGCCGCTCAGCGAAGACCTCGCGGTCGGGGGGGTGATGCGCCGCCCCTTGCAGCCACGGCGGGCACCACGGACGAGCGACGATGTGGAGGAGCCCGGTCGCGGTGGCCCGGACCTCGATCCCGAAGCGCCTCCACTGCTCGCGGGACGGCCACGGCGGGGCGTCAGGCACGGCGACCAGGGGCGAGGCACCGTCCTGCGATTCCTGCTCCCGTCGGAGCACGTGGCGAACGAGGGCCGCAAGGTCCGCAGCGCCGGGGCTCTCCGGCGAGCCGGAGCCGATGTGCCGCAAGGCGCGAAAGAGCCTGCCGTTGCAACGGTCTCGAAACCGGTGATCGGTGCCGGCGCCGTCGGGCCACCTCGACCTCCCTGCGAGCAGCTCTCGGAGGAGTTGGAACTCGTCGTTCATTCGAGCCCCTCTCCCGACACACCGAGCGTAGGCTCACGACCCGACACGACGAGGAAGCCCACGGAATCGAGCCGTACCGTCGGTGTGCGGATCCCGCTGATGGTCGCTTCGTTAAGCGCCTCCTCGAGCGCCAGGTCGCGAGAATCGCACGCGGATCCTGACGCCGCTTCGTCACGTTCGCGTTCGATGCGCGTCCGAAGCTGGGCGAGCCTCGCGCCGAGCTCACGCTCGGCCCGTCTCGCATACTCCTCGCACCGGTCGCGGAGCGGAGGCGTGCCGCGGTCGAGCACCTCTCGTTCGGAGCGCCTCCGGGTGCGCTCACAGACCTCCCGCCAGCGGGACGGTTCGATGAGCTCGTCGAGGACGGGGAGCCGCTCTTCGCCCAAGTTGTAGTCGCTCCCGCCCTCAGACCGCTTGGTGTACGGCCGCCCGAGGATCTCGAGCAACTCCGGGTCGGAGACCACCTCGCCGTCCGTGTCGAGGTAGACGACCTCGATCAGCGGCGGGAAGAGCGCGTCGGCGAGCCGTTTGAGCGACCTGACAGCGCCGGCAGGCAGGCCACAGTCGGCGAGCACCGACCGCGCGGCCCGGAGGTCTGCGCTCACATGGTAATTGAAGCGGAACCCGGTCCACTCGGCGCCCTCGGCCCGGTCCCACCCCGGCTCGCGGCGCCAGAGGGCGAACGCCTGGCCGCGGTCGTCCCAGTGGAGATAGCTCTCCATGGCGTTGACCAACCCGTCTCCGATCCGGAAGAGCGTCGTCCCGGGGCTCCGCACCGCCTGCGCGCGGTCGAACGTACCAGGTATGTCGAGATGGCTGAGGAGTCGAGCGTGGAGCCAATCGCTCGGGACGAGCGAGCCGAGTTCTCCCCAGCGGTCGCGTTCCGGCGCGTAGAGGATCGTCCGCTCGGTCCGGTAGAAATTGGGATCGCGCCGGAAACGGAGCGTGTCGCCGACCCAGGCGTGAAGATCCGCCTCGAGTTCGGCGTGGGACACCTCAAGCTCTCGGAGGGACGTGAAATAGGCGACGGCATTCTGCTCGAGCGCGTCGATCGCATCGAGCGCATCCTGCTCGCGGATCCGCTCCAGTTCCTGTTCGATGCCCCGTCGGATCGATTCGATGAGGCCGTGCAAGCCCTCGGCCCCGCGGCGGAACGCCTCCAGTCGGAGGTCGGGGAGGCGTTCGTCGACGAAGAACTGGAGGCTCGCGATCGAGGAGTCGAAGACGCGGAACCCCTCATCCAGGACCCGGTACCAGGCCTCGAAGAGCGACGCCTCGCACGGCGGCCCGATGAAGATCGTCGACCGGACCGGCCGATCGCGGCCGATCCGATCGAGGCGCCCGATGCGCTGCTCCATGCGGTTCGGGGAGAACGGCAGATCGAAGTGGATGACCCGCTCGGCGAACTGGAGGTTCCGTCCCTCCTCCCCGGCCCGGTCGCAGACGAGGACGGAGCACGCCGGGTGGAGGCGGAACCGGGAGACGGCCTGCTCGACGGCTTCCGGCGGGAGGCCCCGGTGGTAGCCGGCGACCGCAACCTCGCCGAAGCGAGCAGTGAGCCGGGAGAGGATCGCGCGGCATGCCGTGCCGTAACTGGTGAAGACGACGCACTTTGGCACGATACCACCGCCGCCCGCCCGCCGGACGTTCCTGAGTGCGAGTTCGAGCAGTCGGATCCGATCGCCTTCCTCGGAGGGCTCGCTGAGGACCTGCAGGACCCCTTCGAGCACCTCTCGCTCGCCGGGAAAATGCGGAGTCCCCGAGAGCACTCGCCGTTCGTCTTCCGTGAGATCCTGGCTGAGCGACCCCGATGCCTCGCCCCGGAGACGAGCGATCACGACCTCGGCGAGGAACTCGAACCAGGTCCCAGCGGCTTGCAGGAGCAGTTGAAAGACCCGCGCGAGCGACGCCTCTGTGATTCCCCGCTTGGCGAGTTCACCCTCCGCGCGCCCGAGCGCGATCGTCGCCGAGACACGCCACTCCTCGAGCAGTTCGTGGACCCTCGGCGCACGCTCATCGAGGTCGTGCTCGAGGATCCGGGGCGTTGCCCCGCTCGCCCCGGTGGTTCGGCCGCTGAGGGTCGGCACGTCGACGGAGGCGCGCCGGTTCCGGAGCATCCGCCGGTGGAGGCGATAGGTCTCGCTGATGTGCACGCGGATCGTGCGGATCGCTCGGTCGCGGGCGGCAGCATCGACCGGATCGGCCGCCAGTGCCGAATCGAGGGCATCGGCGAGTCGGAAGAGCGTCCCGTCCTTCGGGAACTCATCTCGCAGACGTCGGAGGCTCGACTCGAGGAGGAAACGTGGCTTGCCCTCCTGAAGCGAGAGCAGGATGTGACCGGTCTCCTGACGCCCCCGCACCCGCTCTCGAAACGCATCAAGATCCGCCAGTCGATAGACCGACGGGTCGAGGAGGTGGAGCATGGCGAGGAAGTCGCGCTCGTTGTTGAGCACGGGGGTGGCAGAGAGCAGGAGGACCCGCTCGGCGTTCCGGCAGAACTCCTCGAAAAGCGCGAAGCGGCGCCTCTCCTGCTGGTCCTCGGCGAAGGCACCGGCAGCGATGTGCTGAGCCTCGTCGATGATGACGAGGCCCCAGGGATGGCGCGCGTACTCCTCGACCAGTTCGTCCGTCCCGATGACCGCGAGGCGCTCCTGACCGAACCGGGCCGCCTGGAACTTCGCTTCTAACTCGTCGCACCACTGGTCGATCAGGAGCGGAGGGACCACGACCAGAGCACGGCCGGCGGGATCGTCGAGCAGAAACTGCCTGAGGATGATGCCCGCCTCGATGGTCTTGCCGAGACCGACCTCGTCCGAGAGGAGGTAGCGTTGGACGGGATCCTGGAGCACCCGCCGCGCGACCTCGACCTGGTGTGGGTACAGTTCGATCTTCGACGAGAGGAGGCCGGTCATCCCGTGGCAGGCGGCGTGCTGCCGGACGAGCGAGCGGAGGAATCGGAACCGCGGGTCGTGGAAATATGGGGTCTCGTGACCCTTGCAGATGAGCGTCTCAATCGGGTCATCGATCGGCGTGAGCGAGCGAACGTAGATCTGCTCTTCCGGCAGGTA carries:
- the dpdE gene encoding protein DpdE, with amino-acid sequence MSAQGLRVGAFVRVEGDLNRLGIGKIIASDREGVTVEYLHSLTRRTREVVPSTEVHRIEKVASQTRCYVPGPDDRWRMGRIGRKHRGEYEVFFPDRKACYLPEEQIYVRSLTPIDDPIETLICKGHETPYFHDPRFRFLRSLVRQHAACHGMTGLLSSKIELYPHQVEVARRVLQDPVQRYLLSDEVGLGKTIEAGIILRQFLLDDPAGRALVVVPPLLIDQWCDELEAKFQAARFGQERLAVIGTDELVEEYARHPWGLVIIDEAQHIAAGAFAEDQQERRRFALFEEFCRNAERVLLLSATPVLNNERDFLAMLHLLDPSVYRLADLDAFRERVRGRQETGHILLSLQEGKPRFLLESSLRRLRDEFPKDGTLFRLADALDSALAADPVDAAARDRAIRTIRVHISETYRLHRRMLRNRRASVDVPTLSGRTTGASGATPRILEHDLDERAPRVHELLEEWRVSATIALGRAEGELAKRGITEASLARVFQLLLQAAGTWFEFLAEVVIARLRGEASGSLSQDLTEDERRVLSGTPHFPGEREVLEGVLQVLSEPSEEGDRIRLLELALRNVRRAGGGGIVPKCVVFTSYGTACRAILSRLTARFGEVAVAGYHRGLPPEAVEQAVSRFRLHPACSVLVCDRAGEEGRNLQFAERVIHFDLPFSPNRMEQRIGRLDRIGRDRPVRSTIFIGPPCEASLFEAWYRVLDEGFRVFDSSIASLQFFVDERLPDLRLEAFRRGAEGLHGLIESIRRGIEQELERIREQDALDAIDALEQNAVAYFTSLRELEVSHAELEADLHAWVGDTLRFRRDPNFYRTERTILYAPERDRWGELGSLVPSDWLHARLLSHLDIPGTFDRAQAVRSPGTTLFRIGDGLVNAMESYLHWDDRGQAFALWRREPGWDRAEGAEWTGFRFNYHVSADLRAARSVLADCGLPAGAVRSLKRLADALFPPLIEVVYLDTDGEVVSDPELLEILGRPYTKRSEGGSDYNLGEERLPVLDELIEPSRWREVCERTRRRSEREVLDRGTPPLRDRCEEYARRAERELGARLAQLRTRIERERDEAASGSACDSRDLALEEALNEATISGIRTPTVRLDSVGFLVVSGREPTLGVSGEGLE